One Temnothorax longispinosus isolate EJ_2023e chromosome 8, Tlon_JGU_v1, whole genome shotgun sequence genomic region harbors:
- the LOC139817375 gene encoding uncharacterized protein codes for MSERIKLLMQKRTSLKSQITNVSNLLDKGKVDNATLTLRIARLTELYQNFEDLNDELVVLEPDEGHQDEFTHIQERFYSLAGKIENILGAAKNTNADAGIANDETRNDNTGAVGSVKKRRIKLPEAQLPTFDGKYENWLSFKNAFRNMIGSQTDLSDVDKLHYLKSALIDDAANKVRIFAIDGINYVNAWELLERSYEVKRVLISRHLSLILNTPVLDKETMNGLSKLADDTQQHVASLAALNVTVGSEMIVHILESKLPKVTLERWEASLERDEFPKLDQLYEFLYKSAVCASRKERAKIGDTEKGKGEPPGKKKRYASNQALLINSSRNCIVCKTKKHPLYLCDKFKKLPVPKRIETVRNAKICYNCLRSHRDSPCKFSNCTICQKRHNTLLHYDQYASTSKQDASKPATANPE; via the coding sequence ATGTCGGAAAGAATCAAGCTTCTCATGCAAAAACGTACCTCTCTAAAATCTCAGATTACTAACGTAAGCAATCTTCTCGATAAGGGTAAGGTGGATAACGCCACACTAACATTGCGAATTGCCCGCCTAACGGAATTATATCAGAATTTCGAAGATCTTAATGACGAACTCGTGGTATTAGAGCCTGACGAAGGACATCAGGACGAATTTACACACATTCAAGAACGTTTCTATTCTCTCGCGGGCAAGATAGAAAACATTTTAGGCGCGGCAAAAAATACGAACGCGGACGCCGGCATAGCAAACGACGAAACGCGAAATGATAATACAGGAGCCGTCGGTTCGGTCAAAAAAAGGCGAATCAAATTACCCGAGGCGCAGTTGCCGACGTTCGATGGCAAATACGAAAATTGGCTATCATTTAAAAACGCGTTTCGTAACATGATAGGCTCACAAACAGATTTATCTGATGTGGATAAATTGCACTACTTAAAATCCGCGTTGATTGATGATGCAGCTAATAAGGTGAGAATTTTCGCTATCGATGGAATAAACTACGTAAACGCATGGGAATTATTAGAACGCTCGTATGAAGTAAAGCGAGTATTAATCTCACGACATCTTTCACTAATATTGAATACGCCCGTGTTAGACAAGGAAACGATGAACGGTTTATCCAAGCTTGCGGACGATACACAACAACATGTCGCTTCGTTGGCGGCGTTGAATGTTACCGTTGGATCCGAAATGATCGTTCACATTTTAGAAAGTAAATTACCGAAGGTCACTTTAGAAAGATGGGAGGCCAGCTTAGAGAGAGACGAATTTCCAAAACTCGATCAACTGTACGAATTCTTGTACAAGTCCGCGGTCTGTGCGTCGAGAAAGGAAAGAGCAAAGATAGGAGATACGGAAAAGGGCAAAGGCGAGCCCCCAGGCAAAAAGAAGCGTTATGCATCGAATCAAGCCTTACTCATAAATTCTTCACGTAACTGCATAGTATGCAAAACTAAGAAGCATCCACTTTACTTATGCgataaattcaagaaattgCCCGTACCTAAACGCATCGAGACAGTAAGAAACGCGAAAATTTGTTACAATTGTTTACGTTCCCACCGGGACTCTCCTTGCAAGTTCTCGAATTGTACTATTTGTCAAAAACGACATAACACGCTCTTACATTACGATCAGTATGCGAGCACGAGTAAACAGGATGCTTCGAAGCCCGCGACCGCCAATCCCGAATGA